Part of the Acidobacteriota bacterium genome, CCGCAAGGCCGAGGGCGAGGAGTACGGCTACCTTGGCCGCTTCCACCACCAGCTCGCGGTGGTGCGGGAGGGCCGCGAGCGAGAGTTCCTCGGCTGGCTCGGTCCGGGCTTCAAGAAGTTCTCGATCACGCGGGTCTTCGCCTCGGCCCTGATGCCCCGCAAGAAGTTCGCTTTCTCGACCAACGCCAACGGCTCCCACCGGGCGATCGTCCCCATCGGGATGTACGAACGGGTGTTCCCGATCGACATTCCTCCTTCGTTCCTGCTGCGCGCCCTGGTGATGCAGGACGTCGAGCAGTTGGAGAAGCTGGGGGTCCTCGAGCTGACCGAGGAAGACCTCGCCCTGTGCTCCTTCGTGTGCCCTGGCAAGTATGAATACGGAGCCCATCTGCGGCAAGCTCTGACGACCATCGAGAAGGAAGGCTGATGAAGTTCTTGAGGAAACTGCTGGACGGGCAGAAGAAGCACTTCGAAAAGGGCGGCAAGTTGGAGAAGCTGTACCCGCTCTACGAAGCGCCGGACACCTTTCTCTATACGCCCGATGAAGTCACCGAGGGTGCCAGCCACGTGCGCGATGCGCTCGACCTGAAGCGCATGATGGTGACAGTGGTGGTGGCGCTCATTCCCGCCATGTACATGGCGATGTACAACACCGGCCTGCAGGCGCATCGCGCCATCGCCGGCGGCGCCTTGCCCCTCGACAACTGGCAGACCCAGGCGATGAGCTGGCTCGGGCTGGCCTTCGATCCGAACAACTGGACCGCCTGCATCGTGCACGGCGCCCTCTACTTCCTGCCGGTGTTGCTGGTGACCTTCATCGTCGGCGGCAACGCCGAGGCGCTGTTCTCGGTGGTGCGCAAGCACGACATCAACGAGGGCTTCTTGGTCACCGGGGTGCTCTTTCCGCTCACCTTGCCGCCCACCATCCCCCTGTGGCAGGTGGCGGTGGGCATTCTGTTCGGGGTGATCATCGGCAAGGAGATCTTCGGCGGAACGGGCATGAATGTGCTCAATCCGGCCCTGACCGCCCGCGCCTTCCTGTTCTTCGCCTACCCGGTGGAAATCTCCGGCGACAAGGTGTGGATCGCCGCGCAGACCAGCCCCGACGGCTACAGCGGCGCGACCTGGCTGGCGGAAGCGGCCGTATCCGGCCAGGCGGTGCTGGCGGAGGGGCTCGACTGGTGGGATGCCTTCCTCGGCTTTGTGCCCGGTTCGATGGGGGAGACTTCCACCCTCGCCTGCTTGATCGGTGCGGTGATCTTGATCGCCACCGGCATCGGCTCCTGGCGGATCATGGTGAGCTGTGCGTTGGGAACGTTTCTCGCCTCGCTGTTGTTGAATGTAGTGGGTTCGACCACCAACCCCTTCTTCGACGTGCCCTTTCACTGGCACATCGTGATTGGGAGTTGGGCATTCGCTACGGTGTTCATGGCGACGGACCCGGTGTCCGCCGCCCACTCCAACCGGGGCAAGTACATTTACGGCTTCCTGATTGGAGTGCTCGGACTCTTCGTTCGCACTCTGAACCCGGCGTATCCGGAGGGCTGGATGCTGGCGATTCTGTTCATGAACGTCTTCGCCTCGACCATCGACTACTTCGTGGTGCGGGCCAACGCCCGCCGGCGGGAGGCTCGCTATGCAGCGTGATAGCTCGTTTTACATCATTTTGTTCTCGGCCATCCTGTGCGTGGTATGCGCCGTGATGGTGTCGAGCACGGCGGTCGGTCTCAAAGATCTGCAGGAGGCCAACGAGGCCCTCGACGAGCAGCGCAACGTGCTGGAAGCGGCGGGTCTGATCGAGCCCGGCGACAAGCCCACCGCCGAAGAGGTCGACGAGATGTTGGCCAACGCCGAGGTCGTGCTGGTGGACGTGCAGACCGGCGAGGAGACGGAGGTGCCGGGAATCGACCCGAAGACCTACGATCCGCTGGCCGCCAAGAACGATCCGGAGCTGTCCTACGTCGCGCCGAAAAACAACGCCAATATCGATCGCGTCGCCAAGTACGCCCGGGTCTACAAGGTCAACAACGAGGCCGGCGAGCTGCAAAAGCTGGTGCTGCCGGTGGAGGGCTACGGTCTGTGGGGGACTCTCTACGGCTTCCTGGCTTTGGAGAGCGACATGAACACCGTCGCTGGGCTGACCTTCTACAAGCACAAGGAAACGCCGGGCCTCGGCGGTGAAGTGGACAACCCGCGCTGGAAGTCCCGCTGGCCGGGCCGCAAGATCTACGGTCCCGACGGCATTGAGGACGTGGAGATCGAGGTGATCAAGGGCGCCGCCGGCCCGGTCGAATCGGAGCCCTACGAGGTGGACGGCCTGTCCGGCGCCACCATCACCGGCCGCGGCATTACCAATATGCTCGACTTTTGGCTCGGATCGCGAGGTTTCGGGTCCTACATCGAGACCTTCCGGCAACAAAGGAGCGCTGCCTGATGGCCGAGAAGAATTCCCAGGTTCTCCTGGACCCCCTGTTCAACAACAACCCCATCGCCTTGCAGGTGCTCGGCATCTGTTCGGCTCTGGCGGTGACCACCAAGCTGGAAACTTCGGTGGTGATGTCCGGCGCGGTGATCGCCGTGCTGATGGGCTCGAACCTGTCCATCAGCCTGTTGCGCAACAGCATCCCGTCGTCCATCCGCATCATCGTGCAGCTCACGGTGATCGCCTCTTTCGTGATTCTGGCGGACCAGATCATGAAGGCGTACTTGTTCGACGTGTCGAAGCAACTGTCGGTGTTCGTCGGACTGATCATCACCAACTGCATCATCATGGGCCGGGCGGAAGGTTTCGCCATGCAGAACGGGCCCGTCAAGAGCCTGCTCGATGGCCTCGGAAACGGTCTCGGCTACAGCCTGATCCTGCTGGCGGTGGCCTTCTTCCGCGAGCTGCTGGGCTCCGGCAAGCTCTACGGTTTCACCGTGCTGCCGCTGGTCACCGAGGGTGGCTGGTACAACCCCAACGGGCTGATGGTGCTGTCGCCCGGCGCCTTCTTCCTGATCGGTATCTTCATCTGGCTCCTGCGAACCTGGAAGCCGGATCAGGTGGAGGAGGACTAGCATGCTGCAGGAATATCTGAACCTCGCCATCAAGGCCATCTTCGTCGAGAACCTGGCCCTCGCTTTCTTCCTCGGCATGTGCACCTTCCTGGCCTGCTCCAAGAAGGTGGAAACGGCCCTGGGCCTGGGCGCCGCGGTGATCTTCGTGATGACCGTGACCATCCCGGTCAACAACTTGGTCTACAACAACCTGCTGCGGGAAGGCGCGCTGGAGTGGCTGCATCCGTCCCTTGCCGGGACGGACCTGTCGTTCCTCGGGCTGTTGTCGTATATCGGTTCGATTGCCGCGATGGTGCAGATCGTCGAGATGACCCTCGATAAATATGTACCGAAGCTATACAACACCCTGGGAGTATTCCTGCCGCTCATCGCCGTCAACTGCGCCATCCTCGGCGGTTCGCTGTTCATGGTGGAGCGCGACTACACCTTGGGCGAGAGCGCCGTTTTCGGCCTCGGCTCCGGCATCGGCTGGGCGCTGGCGGTGATCGCCCTGGCGGCGATCCGCGAGCGTCTGCGCTACAGCAACGTGCCGGTGGGGCTGCGGGGCCTGGGCATGACCTTCTTGCTGACCGGCCTGATGGCGATCGGCTTTCTCGCGTTCTCGGGAATTCAGCTCTGATGCGATCTCACGTCAAGACCACGAATGGGAGTGTAAGCAGATGACCACCATTGCCCTCGGCGTCTTCATGTTCACCTTCGTCATCCTGGCGCTGGTGACCGTTGTGCTGCTCGCCAAGAGCCGGCTCGTCGCCTCCGGTGATGTGACCATCCACATCAATGACGATCCGGCGCTGGACCTCAAGACCAAGTCCGGCGGCACCCTGCTCAATGCCCTGGCGGAGCGCGACATCTTCATCCCCTCGGCCTGCGGCGGCAAAGGGAGTTGCGGAGTGTGCACGGTGGTGGTGGAGGAGGGCGGCGGTGCGCTGCTGCCCACCGAGACCAGCCACATCAGCCGCGGTGAGGCGCGCGAAGGCTGCCGCCTGTCGTGCCAGGTGAAGGTCAAAGGCGACATGAAGATCGAAATCGAGCCGGAAGTGCTCGACGTGCGCCAGTGGGTGTGCAAGGTACGCTCGAACAACAATGTGGCGACCTTCATCAAGGAACTGGTGCTGGAATTGCCGGAAGGAGAGGACGTACCTTTCCGCGCCGGCGGCTACATCCAGATCGAGTGTCCGCCGCACATCGCCAAGTACGAAGACTTCGACATCGACGACGAGTACCGCGAGGACTGGGACAAATTCAACATGTGGCGCTATGTCTCGAAGGTCGACGAATCGGTGGTTCGGGCCTACTCGATGGCGAACTACCCCGAGGAAAGGGGCATCATCATGCTCAACGTGCGCGTCGCCAGTCCGCCGCCGCGCGGCCCGGAAGGCATTCCGCCGGGCATCATGTCTTCCTACATCTTCAACCTGAAGCCGGGTGACGAGGTGACCATCTCCGGTCCCTTCGGCGAGTTTTTCGCCCGGGACACGGACGCCGAGATGATTTTCATCGGCGGCGGGGCCGGCATGGCGCCGATGCGCTCGCACATTTTCGACCAGTTCCGCCGGCTGTCGACGGACCGCAAGGTCTCCTTTTGGTACGGCGCCCGCAGTCTGCGGGAAGCCTTCTACGTCGATCACTTCGACACCATCGCCGAAGAGAACCCGAACTTCGATTGGCACCTGGCGCTCTCGGAGCCGCTACCGGAGGACAACTGGGACGGCTACCAGGGCTTCATCCACCAGGTGCTGTACGACAACTACCTGAAGGACCACCCGGCGCCGGAGGACGCGGAGTACTACATCTGCGGACCGCCGATGATGAACCAGGCGGTGTTCGACATGCTGGACACGCTCGGGGTGGAGCAGGAGAACATCCTGTTCGACGACTTCGGGTAGGTAGAAAACCTGCTGAAGATGCGCTCCGCGCATTTTTTCAGCAGGTTTTCTACTTTCGATTTCAGGGGGGCTTTGGCGGCCGCACGCGGCCCGCCCCCTCGCCCTGCGGGCTCACTCCCGTCCCCGGCGGCTCCGCTGCCGCCTCGCTCCGGGGGCGCCCAGCCTTCGGGCTCGGGTCGATGATCGGGCGATTTCTCGCTGGCTACCTTGGTGGCAGATCGGATCACGCTTCGCACATGATTGCAGCAGAATATATTCTGTCGGTCTTCAGGAAGTCTGGGCGCTTGATGATTTCGGCGATGCTCTTGATCGCCGTGGTCGGCTGCCCCGCGCCGCAGCCGCCTAACACCACCCAGACCATCTCCGGCCCCATCATGGGGACGACTTTCGAG contains:
- a CDS encoding NADH:ubiquinone reductase (Na(+)-transporting) subunit B, which gives rise to MKFLRKLLDGQKKHFEKGGKLEKLYPLYEAPDTFLYTPDEVTEGASHVRDALDLKRMMVTVVVALIPAMYMAMYNTGLQAHRAIAGGALPLDNWQTQAMSWLGLAFDPNNWTACIVHGALYFLPVLLVTFIVGGNAEALFSVVRKHDINEGFLVTGVLFPLTLPPTIPLWQVAVGILFGVIIGKEIFGGTGMNVLNPALTARAFLFFAYPVEISGDKVWIAAQTSPDGYSGATWLAEAAVSGQAVLAEGLDWWDAFLGFVPGSMGETSTLACLIGAVILIATGIGSWRIMVSCALGTFLASLLLNVVGSTTNPFFDVPFHWHIVIGSWAFATVFMATDPVSAAHSNRGKYIYGFLIGVLGLFVRTLNPAYPEGWMLAILFMNVFASTIDYFVVRANARRREARYAA
- a CDS encoding Na(+)-translocating NADH-quinone reductase subunit C; translated protein: MQRDSSFYIILFSAILCVVCAVMVSSTAVGLKDLQEANEALDEQRNVLEAAGLIEPGDKPTAEEVDEMLANAEVVLVDVQTGEETEVPGIDPKTYDPLAAKNDPELSYVAPKNNANIDRVAKYARVYKVNNEAGELQKLVLPVEGYGLWGTLYGFLALESDMNTVAGLTFYKHKETPGLGGEVDNPRWKSRWPGRKIYGPDGIEDVEIEVIKGAAGPVESEPYEVDGLSGATITGRGITNMLDFWLGSRGFGSYIETFRQQRSAA
- a CDS encoding NADH:ubiquinone reductase (Na(+)-transporting) subunit D — its product is MAEKNSQVLLDPLFNNNPIALQVLGICSALAVTTKLETSVVMSGAVIAVLMGSNLSISLLRNSIPSSIRIIVQLTVIASFVILADQIMKAYLFDVSKQLSVFVGLIITNCIIMGRAEGFAMQNGPVKSLLDGLGNGLGYSLILLAVAFFRELLGSGKLYGFTVLPLVTEGGWYNPNGLMVLSPGAFFLIGIFIWLLRTWKPDQVEED
- the nqrE gene encoding NADH:ubiquinone reductase (Na(+)-transporting) subunit E produces the protein MLQEYLNLAIKAIFVENLALAFFLGMCTFLACSKKVETALGLGAAVIFVMTVTIPVNNLVYNNLLREGALEWLHPSLAGTDLSFLGLLSYIGSIAAMVQIVEMTLDKYVPKLYNTLGVFLPLIAVNCAILGGSLFMVERDYTLGESAVFGLGSGIGWALAVIALAAIRERLRYSNVPVGLRGLGMTFLLTGLMAIGFLAFSGIQL
- the nqrF gene encoding NADH:ubiquinone reductase (Na(+)-transporting) subunit F, coding for MTTIALGVFMFTFVILALVTVVLLAKSRLVASGDVTIHINDDPALDLKTKSGGTLLNALAERDIFIPSACGGKGSCGVCTVVVEEGGGALLPTETSHISRGEAREGCRLSCQVKVKGDMKIEIEPEVLDVRQWVCKVRSNNNVATFIKELVLELPEGEDVPFRAGGYIQIECPPHIAKYEDFDIDDEYREDWDKFNMWRYVSKVDESVVRAYSMANYPEERGIIMLNVRVASPPPRGPEGIPPGIMSSYIFNLKPGDEVTISGPFGEFFARDTDAEMIFIGGGAGMAPMRSHIFDQFRRLSTDRKVSFWYGARSLREAFYVDHFDTIAEENPNFDWHLALSEPLPEDNWDGYQGFIHQVLYDNYLKDHPAPEDAEYYICGPPMMNQAVFDMLDTLGVEQENILFDDFG